DNA sequence from the Nicotiana tomentosiformis chromosome 3, ASM39032v3, whole genome shotgun sequence genome:
TGGATCATATTGAAGACAGAAGGCTGTAATAGGCAATGAGATTATTAAGAAAGTGGTCAATACTGAGTAGAACTTTCAATAAGGGATAATTACTCTACTTTAGCCCGAGGCTCTTGCTTAAAAATAGCAATGTTAATGATATATGCAGCACAGAAATGTCGGTACCACCCTTCAATGTCTTCGCTCCCCTCCACACACACACCAAAACACAAGCCCTTGTTACTCGTGCCAACAGGAATAACTCCACCTTAGGTTTATGTGGAAGGAGAGTGTAAATAACGGCAGATCTAGAAATTTAAGAAGATGAGCACACTATTACAAAGAGGTGGATCCAAGATTAAAATTCGACGGGTTCAACATTTAGGTTCTTAACATCAAGATCGATTACACTTTTAAtttgaaattataggttcaatctttttaaaattttcttaatgATTTTCCCATGTTAAAGAAAGTTTGGATCAATTGAACCGTACCCATTGACACATACTACATCTTCCATTGATACTAGTTTTAATATAGACATTTgatttaatatataaaatttcaAGGTAATGGAGAATAAAGATTTCAATGTATCAGACTAGGGTTTTTTGAAAGAATAAATCAAACAAAGAAAACGAAAAGTACTTAGACAAGGATTTTGAGAGAATAAATCAAACatagaaataaagaaaaagaaaaatgtatGATGTCAGATTTAAACACCACCTCACTTATAAAGATGCATCGAACAACCATTGCACCACTGGAGTGTCTGAGTTAGGGTATGCACATATATAATTAAGTAGTTTTGTATAGATATAACATTACTATACATGGTCGAGGGACGTATGAATTCACGTAAATCCATATCCCTCCACCTGGATCCTCCCTTGAGTGTACTGACACTGGTTTAGCGAATGAAGATGCCTCTGAGGTCGAAAACATGAAAATGACTATTTGGCAAGTTGAACTAAGGCCAGATGTTTGAATAATGGGATACTTAAATCGACACGTTACCTGCAAATGCGGGAACCAAAAAACAGTTCAATAAATAAAGGAACAAGAGGACGTACCAGTCATCTTGCGATGTGCACCACTAATCTGGTCTTTGACGGAAATGCTATATTTTCCGTGGACCCTTTTTCGACAATCAAATCCTTTAGCACCAACTAATTCAAGATAGATGGAGATGCTCTCGCCATTTTGTCCACTACAACCTGTAGGATATAGCAAAATTTTCCTGCATCCAAACACATCAAATTGCATTTACACTACAAAGAGAAGAATgcgtgaaagaaagaaaaatatatatgaCAGATATAAAGGACATGAACAACTATACCATTTGTAACCGCCAACAGTAAATTCCTCAGAAAACAACTCATTCTTCAATTTTGTGAATTCAGAAATATTCCATTCGTGCTTATAAGCCTTGACATCTTTCAACAACAACATACATTCACCTACTCCATGATTACTGTTGACATATACATCTACTCCGAAGATACAACTGTCATTAACAAGGTAACCATTAGAGGGATCTTTAAATGTTGCACGGGAGATGCATTTTGAGAAACCCCATTCAGTCTTGATATTGCGAAAACGCCGCTCCATTCCTGCATGAAAATATGTATTTTCCTAGAAAACGTTACTGACATGGTAAACATTGCCTATCTAAATCGAAAGTTTTCTATTTATACTAATTACTAATTTATATATTCTTGTAAACCTTCTGAAGACATTAGGAAGAGGAATGTCACAAAGAGAAAAAGCATTATACCTCTTATGAGAAAAAGCATTATACCTCTTATTACAACGTAGTTGTCATGAATTTGATCAAATATCAAGAAGCTAAGTGTGGCATTCACCTCCCAACCAGCATGTAGGGAGCTAGTCCCAACAATGGCCAAGTATATAGATATATGGTCATGTCCTGATCCATCTCCATAAGGATAAATGATCATTTTCCTGTCCCAATTAGTCCATGAACAGATCAAGATATTCAGAACAAAATGAAAACGGAAATGATATCGAAGCAAATGTACAGACAAAGAAAACaattttaaatatcatttacagaaAAACCATTCATGCTATGCCTTGTAATTAAAAAGTTCTACTCGATGAGCAATGTGTACAGCTTTCAAAACCTCTACCCGAAAACCCCAATGAGAGCAACAAAAAACACACGACAGAAAAAGAAAATCACGATTAATTGAACCCGCTTTGGAAATATCTATAAGGGGCGGACTCACATTGGTTCAAGGGGCGGACTTACATTGGTTCAAGTGGTTTAATTGAACCCGCTTTGGAAATATCTTTTTGTGGAAATTATTTTTCCAAGAACCCGCtggtataataataataatgagttGAACTGGCATAATAGatcttttctgtttttttttttttttgctaacaGATAATGCAagttaaattaaaattaataaataaatagagTTTAGTATTTTAATATAGACCAAACTTATATTTGTTACAGTATAATTTGTAAAATTTTCCGAAGTTCAATAACTTGTCAAATTGTAATGGTAAATAGATATGTTgttatatatgtatatttgaAAATAGTATGGCTTGCAAACAAAATTTAGAGCTACGGTcaaattttctttaaattttcttcttttattgcttATTTTAGTTTAGTCTTTTTTCATAGTTATGGAACTTTCTATATGAAATTATTAATTTAGCGTAGctcttttctgttttttttttttttttgctaacaGATAATGCAagttaaattaaaattaataaataaatagagTTTAGTATTTTAA
Encoded proteins:
- the LOC104092296 gene encoding ubiquitin C-terminal hydrolase 13-like → MIIYPYGDGSGHDHISIYLAIVGTSSLHAGWEVNATLSFLIFDQIHDNYVVIRGMERRFRNIKTEWGFSKCISRATFKDPSNGYLVNDSCIFGVDVYVNSNHGVGECMLLLKDVKAYKHEWNISEFTKLKNELFSEEFTVGGYKWKILLYPTGCSGQNGESISIYLELVGAKGFDCRKRVHGKYSISVKDQISGAHRKMTVGSYWFSAACYIWGWGAFMTLSELKDPKKGFLVGDCCIVEADVSVLRVVNGLT